A segment of the Agarivorans albus genome:
CTTGCCTAGCATTTCATGGCGAGCTCCGGTAATCGCTAAAGCAATGCCAGAGGCTACCATGCTTGGTGGGTAGGTGACGGTAGCGCGAACTACTGGGTTACCATCTACCACCATTTTGATGATGTCTTGCGAACCGGCTCCACCTAATACGGTTTTAATGTCGGTTCTACCAGATTCTTTAATCGCCTGCATCACGCCTTTTAGCATGTCATCATCTTGGCACCAAACCGCATCAATCTCTGGGTGTTTTTGTAAGTAGTTTTCCATTACGGCTAGTGCTTTCTGGGTAGACCAATCGGCAGGCTGGCTATCGAGAATGCTCATGCCTTTATGCTGAGCAATCACCTCGTTAAACGCGTCTACCCGTTGTTTGTTAATAGGAATAGACATGCCTTCAATAACTACTACCTTGCCTTTGCCATCCATTTCTTTAGCCAGCCATTCGCCACTCACACTGCCTAAACCTGCGTTGTCACCAGCAATAAATACATTTTGCGCTGGTGTTTCTAATTCGCGGTCTACTACTACGGTGTAGATGCCGCTGCCGTAGGCTTCTTCAATCACTTTTTGTAAGGTGGCGGGGTTGTGCGGCAAAATAACCAAGGCATCAATGCCCTTAATCATCAAATCTTCCACATCGCCAACTTGCTTTGAACCAGAGCTGGCAGCCACTACGTAAAACTCTATATCGTCTTCACTTTTCTTAAAGTCGTCGGCGGCCTTTTCTGCCCACCACAACAAGCCTGCGGTCCAACCGTGGTCTGCCGAGGGAACGGATACACCCACTTTTAAGGTTTTAGCTACTGCGGCGTTTAATCCCAGTGAGGCAATAAAAGTGGCGGCAAGTAGTAATTTTCCTATGTGTTGCAATAAACGCATGAGTTACTCTCCTTTGTATTAATGTACGGTGTTGGTTTAGCGGTCGCGTTTAAATTGCATGAGCACTGCAATCAAAATCACTAAGCCTTTTACCGTTCCTTGTAAGTAGGGGGACACCCCCATTAAATTCAGCATGTTGTTAATAATGCCTAATATGATGGCGCCGATAACGGTGCCCCATAAGGTGCCTTTGCCGCCAGACAGCGAAGTGCCGCCTATTACAACCGCTGCAATGGCGTCGAGTTCGTAAAACAAGCCCGCATCACCAGGGCTCACCGAATTTAGTCGTGATGACAGCATCACCGCAGACAAACCCACGGTGAAACCAACAATCACAAAAGTAAGAAAATAAACGCGCTGTACATTAATCGCAGAATAGGTGGCCACTTTGGGGTTAGAGCCCACCGCACATACATGGCGGCCAAAAGCGGTATGCCGCAAGATAAGGTGGCCTAAAAATGCGAGGCCGATAAACAGCCAAACTGGAATAGGAATGCCCAGCCAATAGCCACCGCCAATGTCGGGGTAGTGGCTATTTTGCGAGACCATTTCTCCGGCATCACTAATGTATAGGGTTAAGGAGCGGAATATAGACATGGTTGCCAAGGTGGCGACAAACGCGGTGATTTTCCCTTTGGTGGTGAGTAAACCATTTACCGCGCCAAAAGCTGCACCCATGGCCATCGACGCAGCAATAGAAACGGTCACTGCCATCCAACCATCACCTAAATAGTTGAGCAGCATAATCACCAGTACACCCACTAAGGCGACCATTGAACCCACCGATAAATCTATTCCGCCGGCAATAATCACAAAGGTCATTCCTAGGGCAATAATGCCGGTATAGGAGACTTGTCTAAGCACATTGGTAAGATTTCTTGGGATAAGGAAGTGGTCACTGGCCATGGCCGACAGCACCACCAAAATGAGTAACGCGACTAAAGGGGCCCAGTTAGACAGAGTAAATTTAGGCAGCTTATTTAACCAACTGGTATTAGGGCTTAACCCAGATTTTTGATTCATTTTAGCAACCTCACTCATTGGGGGCTCTCCTGCATCGGCGTAGATACCGGCGTTGCCTGGCTTTGCAGACCTGCGGCCAAAAACATGATTTGTTGTTCGTTGATTTCTTGTTCACGCAGCTCTCCTTGAATTTGGCCTTCGCGCATCACCAAAACTCGGTGGGCAAGGCCAATGAGTTCTTCCATGTCTGATGAAATCACCACAACTGCTAAACCTTGCTCGGTCATGCTTTGGATAAAGTGGTAGATTTCTTTCTTGGTATTTACATCAACGCCCCGAGTGGGTTCGTCGAGAATCAGTATCTGCGGCTGGGTATCCATCCATTTCGATAAATACACCTTTTGTTGATTGCCCCCGCTTAAGTAAAGAAGCTCGGTATCTAAGGAGGCCGCTTTAATGTCGAATTTACGCACATATTGCTGAGCTTGTTGGCGAGCCTTGCCGTGGTTAATTAAGCCTTTGCAATAGTTTCCTAGTGAAATAAGGCTAATGTTCTCGGGTAAATTAAAGCTCATGGTTAACCCGCAGCCTTGGCGATCTTCGCTTAGATAGGCCAAGCCATGTTTTACCGCATCTTTAATATTGTGAATGGTGACGGATTGTTGATGAATAAAGATTTTGCCGCTTTGGCGACGGCGTAGCCCCATTATCGCTTCTGCTGTTTCGGTGCGCCCGCTGCCAATTAAGCCGGCAAACCCCAATACTTCACCTTGGCGCACTTCAAAGCTAATTTGCTTAAGTAAGTTTTTAACATTCAAATCATCGACTTTAAGTGCCACTTTGCTTTGTACTTTAGAGCGTGGCGGAAATACTTGGTTAAGCTCACGTCCAACCATTTTTTTCGCCATGTCTTGTTCGTCAATGTCACTCACTTGGTCAACCGAAATTAACGCGCCATCGCGCAAAATAATTAGGCGATCGCATAGCTGTTTAACTTCCTTAAGCTTGTGCGAGATAAACAAAATCGTTACGCCTTGCGCTTTTAGCTTATCGATAAGCTTGAATAGCACGGTAACTTCTTGGCTGGTTAATACCGTGGTGGGTTCATCCATAATCAGAATACGCGCATCATTTACTAATGCTTTTGCTATCTCCACCATTTGTTTTTCGGCCACACTCAGTGCTTCAATTAGCGCATCTGGCGATAAGTCTGTTTCTAATAAACTTAATAGTTGGAGGGTACGTTGGCGCATGGCTTTTTTGTTAAGAAACAAGCTGCCTTTTAACTCTTGGCCTAAAAAAATATTTTCAAACACACTTAGGCTGGCGATTAAGTTAAATTCCTGTGGAATCATCGCAATGCCTAAGGCCTTGGCGTCTGCTGGGCTGTTTATCTCAACGGCTTTGCCATTAACTAGCACTTGGCCGCTACTACGCTGATAAATGCCAGAGATAATTTTTAGCAGGGTGGATTTACCCGCGCCATTTTCACCAAGAATGCCCATTACTTCGCCTGGTTGCACCTCAACGCTAATGCCGTGTAAAACTTGTACTCCAGAAAAGCTTTTAGTGATTTTATCCAAGCTAAGAATAGGTTTAGGCAAGCTCATGAACGTTCTCCAAAGCGGTCCATTTACCATTGTTTTGCGAGGAGTGGATCATGGCATTGATGAACTGTAAGCCTTCTACACCTTGTTTCACTCCCGGCAATAAACTATCGGCAAGAATGTCGGTGGCCGATGAGCCATTGCGTGCTGTACGAATAGCCTTGGCGGTTTCGGTGTAGATATTGGCAAAGCCTTCTAAGTAGCCCTCGGGGTGGCCGGCTGGGGTTCTCACCAAATGTTCAGGCTCAGCGTTGTATCCATAACCTGCACGGCTAATAATTCGGCTAGGCTGGGAGAATGGGCTGTAGAGTAGTTGGTTGGGCTGCTCTTGCGACCATTCAAGCCCTCCATCACTGCCATAAACCCTAATCCGCAGGCCATTTTCATTACCTGGGGCCACCTGCGAGCTCCATAACATGCCGCGTACACCTTGCTCGAATCGCAGCATGGCATGCACGTTGTCGTCTAGTACTCGGCCATTTACAAAAGTAGACAGCTCTGCGCTTACTTGTTCTAGCTGTAAGCCACTTATAAAGGCCGCTAGATTAAAGGCATGAGTGCCAATGTCGCCCAAGCAACCAGCTGGTCCCGAGCGCTTTGGATCGGTGCGCCATTCGGCTTGTTTATTGCCAGTATTTTCCGCTGCGGTAGTGAGCCAATCTTGGGCATACTCCACTTGAACCAAGCGCAGCTTGCCAAGCAAACCTTCCCCAACCATTTGTTGGGCTTGGCGCACCATGGGGTAAGCACTGTAGTTGTGAGTGAGCACAAACAGCTTGCCGCTATTATTCGCCAGCTCTTTGAGTTCCATTGCCTCGTGAAGAGAGCAGGTCATGGGTTTGTCACAAATCACATGAATACCTGCGGCCAAAAATGCTTTAGCTATAGGGAAGTGCAAATGATTAGGCGTTACGATACTTACCGCTTCAATACCATCAGGGCGAGCGGCTTCGGCCTCAGCCATATCTTGATAGCTTAGGTAACAGCGGTCGGCAGCAATGCCTAAATCCTTGGCTGATTGTTGCGCTCTGGCTGGATCGGCACTTAATGCGCCAGCAACTAATTCATATTGGTTATCTAAGCGCGCAGCAATACGGTGAATAGCACCAATAAACGCACCACTGCCACCGCCTACCATTCCTAGTTTAATTTTATCCATGAGTTACTCCTATAAACCCAGAATTCGCAGATTTGCTGCTTGGTCGATGGCGCTGTCGGCAAAATCATCAAAGGCTTTATCGGTTACTTCAATGATGTGTTGCTGTACAAAGGCTGCACCTTCCAGCGCGCCAGCTTCAGGGTGTTTAAGGCAACATTCCCACTCAACCACCGCCCAGCCACTAAAGTTGTATTGGGCGAGTTTGGAAAAAATCCCTACAAAATCTACTTGGCCGTCGCCTAAAGAGCGGAATCGACCCGCACGTTCAGTCCAACTTTGGTAGCCGCCATATACGCCTTGTTGACCAGTGGGGTTAAATTCCGCGTCTTTTACGTGGAACATTTTGATGCGAGGGTGATAGCGGTCGATAAAGTCTAGATAATCCAGCTGCTGCAGCACAAAATGGCTAGGGTCATACAAGATATTGCAACGCGGATGCTGGTTAACTGCATCCAAGAACATTTCGAAGCTAACGCCGTCATGTAAATCTTCTCCTGGGTGAATTTCGTAACATACATCTACGCCAGCCGCGTCAAAGGCGTCTAGGATCGGTAACCAACGCTTAGCTAATTCCTCAAAGCCAGTTTCAACTAAGCCTTGAGGACGTTGTGGCCATGGATACATATATGGCCACAGCAGCGCGCCAGAGAAGGTAGCATGAGCACTTAAACCTAGGTTTTTAGAAGCCCTTGCCGCCAACATCATTTGGTTTACCGCCCATTCTTGACGGGCGCTTGGGTTAGCCCTTACGGATTCAGGAGCAAAGCCGTCAAACATTTCATCGTAGGCTGGGTGTACTGCAACAAGTTGGCCTTGCAGGTGCGTCGACAGCTCGGTGAGAGTGAGGCCGTTGTCGGCAAGTAGGCTTAATACCTCTTGGCAATAGCTTAGGTCTTCTGCGGCGCGCTCCAAATCAAACAAACGTTTATCCCAGCTGGGCATTTGCACCCCTTTGTAACCCACACTAGCTGCCCAAGCGGCAATTGAACTTAGTGAGTTAAAGGGCGCTTCGTCACTAGCAAACTGGGCGAGGAACAGCGCGGGTCCTTGTAGGGTTTTCATCGGCAATCCTTTTATCGAAGTTCAAACCAAATGTCGTATTTTGTTGAGATCAAATGTAATCGATTACATTTGGTCTCATAAAAAAACCATGCGCTGTTCAAAGCTGGAGGCGTATAAAGCCGCACTGCATGGCATTTATTTAGTAGTTGAATAAAACTTATACAATAAAATAGTGTTTATCTAGCGTATGTTGCGAAAATGTGATCAGTTTAAAAGTTTATTTTTTGTACAAATTGCTGATTGAGTTCTTAAGTGATTTAAAATAAAGTACTTTATGATAATTGATGTAATCCGTTACATTTGGGCTAAGCTTTCACTAACGTTAGCCTTGCTTATTACCAATCTAAGGACAGTAAATGCCTACCATAAAAGATGTGGCCAAATTGGCAGGCGTATCTACCGCAACGGTATCTCGGGCGATGATGAGCCCAGAAAAAGTATCCGAGAAAACCCGTTTGAAGGTCGAGTTAGCGGTAGCCGAGTCGGGATTCTCTCCCAATGTGATTGCACGAAATTTAAGGCGTAGCGAATCGAAAACCATCGTGATTATTGTGCCTGATATTGCCAATATGTTTTTCGCCAGCATTGTGCGTGGGATCCAGCAGGTTGCCTTGCAAAATGGCTACAAGGTGTTGCTTGGGGACTCAATTCATACGGTTGAGCAAGCAAAAGTGTATATGGACTTGGTACGCAGCAAGCAAGCCGACGGCATTATTTCGCTTACCGCTGAGCTGCCTATGGAGATCCGCCAAGGTACCGAAATTCCAATGGTGATGGCGTGTGAGTACTTTCCTGGTTTTCCTATTCCCACGGTGCGTATTGATAATCGCGGCTCGGCTAAGCGAGCTGTAGATTATTTATTAGATATTGGGCATAGCCAAATTGGCTGTATTACCGGCCCTATGGAAAACCCAATTTGTGTGGATCGTAAAGCCGGTTATCAAGACAGTCTGCAGCAGCTAAATATTGCCGTTGACGAAGCTGCTTTTGAAGACGGTGATTTTAGTTTTCAGTCGGGGTATAGCGCGTTCATGCGTCTACACGAACACTACTCAATGACTGCGTTATTTTGCTTTAACGACATGATGGCTCTAGGGGCAATGAAAGCGGCAACGCAACTGGGTATTAAGGTGCCGCAACAGTTATCAATAGTGGGCTTTGATGACCTGTTATTTGCCGAATATACCAACCCAGAGCTCACCACCATTCGTCAGCCACAAGAAGATATTGGTAAGACAGCAGCCAACACGCTAATGAAGATTCTGCAGGGCAGCAAAGCCAGCCAAGATACCATTGTGCCAACTCAGCTATTGGTTCGCTCTAGTTGCTGTTCGCCAAGTAAGTAACAATGTCGTTTGTCTAAGCATTGCTATCGGGAATGAAAAAAAGCCAGTGGTATTATCACCACTGGCCAAAGGAAGGAATTGCTAAAAAATACTACTGGAATTTAAAACGTTGGTTGGTACCTCCATCACATGACCATTGTCTAAGATCTGCGCCATTAGCGCCCGAATTATTGGCTATTTCTAAACACTTGCCGCTTTGTTTATTGCGGATTTCAAAGGTATTGCTGCCTTTATCTACAAGACTCCATACTTGGCTTGTATTGGCGTGGTTACAAACCCATTGTTGAACTTTAGCGCCGTCTGCAGAGCTGCCAGATGCTAGCTCCATACATAGTTGGCTTACTTTTGCGCTAATGCTGTATTCGTTATTACCTAAAGCAGTAAATTGGAAACGCTGGTTATTGTTACCGGTGTTGCATGACCACTGTTGATAGGTGCTACCGTTCCATAATGCGCCGCTTTTCACATCTAGGCATAAGTTAGAGTGGGCCACTTGAAGGTTGGTATAACCGCTAGGTGGAGTAATGCCGCCTGTTGGCGGAGTAGTGCTGCCACCAGTAGGTTTGTAAACCCTAATCCAATCTACGTACATTTTGTTTTTATCGCCATCTGCTAGGTCTGCATCGGTGGCAATATGGCCTGCTTCAGAGCGCCAAGAATGGTCCTCGGTATCAAGAATAATGAACATTTCTTGATCCATGTTGTAACGGCTTTTATCTAGTATGGCACCAGTATAATCTTTATCTTTCATTACCACTTGGCTCCAAGCGCCTTTAGTGGTTTTTTGGCCATTAATGTAGAAGGTCACCTCAGTGGGGCTTTTCCAGTAAACGCCAAAACGGTGGAAGCCTTCACGCCAGTAATTGCCCCAAGTAGGGGTATTGTGTGTTTGATCGTTAAAGTCACTGCTAATTGAGTTATCGTTGTTACGGAAGAATACGTGGAAGTTGGTTGACATGTTTTTGGCAAACCAGTCTTGGCGCGCACCGCCATACACTTCCAGAACATCAATCTCGCGCTGGTCGTTTTCACTTAGTAACCAAAAGTTGGAAGAAAGCTCTAAATTGCTTACCTTAATGTTGGCTTCTAAGAAAATTGGGTATTTCACTTTGGTTTTAGAGGTGACTACCCCAGCATTAACTTGGTTAGTACCTTGGCGACGAGATGCGCTAATAATTAAGTTACCATCACCAACCCACGATTCATCGCTTGACCAGTAGGTGAGGCCAGGGCCTGTCCAGTTATGAAAGTAAGCGTCTTTCCATTTGCTGGTAAAAGAGCTTGGCTTACCCGAATAGTTAAAAGAGTCTGAATAGCTTTCTTGTAACTCCCAGCTTTGTCCTGGGTCTAGCTCTGCTGGAATTGGGATATTATCCCAGTCCGCTGCATAAGTACTGAGTGATAAACCTAAACCGCAGGCTAATAGTAGTGGGTGCTTAGTGAATCCTTTCATTGTTATCTCCCTGTTTAGTGTGATAACAAATATCGCACAGTTATTAACCTATTTATGCGATCTGGTCGATCAATTTATGTTAGTTGTTAACCTGTTGTAAGGTGTGTGATCAAGTTATTGTTTTTGTTTTGCTGAAGTGCGGTTTTGGTGCGCAAGATCTCGGAAGGGCAGATAAAAAAAGGCCTTGGTATGACTACCAAGGCAAAGTGCTAACAATTGTCAAAAGGAATTAAAAAAGATTACTGGTAGTTCAGGTAAATGGTTTTCTTCTGCAAGTATCCCTCCAAGCCGTATTTCCCATCTTCGCCGCCGATACCACTGCGTTTAAAGCCTGTATGGAAGCCATTTAATAGCTCACCATTAGGGCGATTAACATAGA
Coding sequences within it:
- a CDS encoding RICIN domain-containing protein, with product MKGFTKHPLLLACGLGLSLSTYAADWDNIPIPAELDPGQSWELQESYSDSFNYSGKPSSFTSKWKDAYFHNWTGPGLTYWSSDESWVGDGNLIISASRRQGTNQVNAGVVTSKTKVKYPIFLEANIKVSNLELSSNFWLLSENDQREIDVLEVYGGARQDWFAKNMSTNFHVFFRNNDNSISSDFNDQTHNTPTWGNYWREGFHRFGVYWKSPTEVTFYINGQKTTKGAWSQVVMKDKDYTGAILDKSRYNMDQEMFIILDTEDHSWRSEAGHIATDADLADGDKNKMYVDWIRVYKPTGGSTTPPTGGITPPSGYTNLQVAHSNLCLDVKSGALWNGSTYQQWSCNTGNNNQRFQFTALGNNEYSISAKVSQLCMELASGSSADGAKVQQWVCNHANTSQVWSLVDKGSNTFEIRNKQSGKCLEIANNSGANGADLRQWSCDGGTNQRFKFQ
- a CDS encoding substrate-binding domain-containing protein, with protein sequence MRLLQHIGKLLLAATFIASLGLNAAVAKTLKVGVSVPSADHGWTAGLLWWAEKAADDFKKSEDDIEFYVVAASSGSKQVGDVEDLMIKGIDALVILPHNPATLQKVIEEAYGSGIYTVVVDRELETPAQNVFIAGDNAGLGSVSGEWLAKEMDGKGKVVVIEGMSIPINKQRVDAFNEVIAQHKGMSILDSQPADWSTQKALAVMENYLQKHPEIDAVWCQDDDMLKGVMQAIKESGRTDIKTVLGGAGSQDIIKMVVDGNPVVRATVTYPPSMVASGIALAITGARHEMLGKMYHSAPSRVILAAELIDTNNASEFVVTDAAY
- a CDS encoding sugar ABC transporter ATP-binding protein, coding for MSLPKPILSLDKITKSFSGVQVLHGISVEVQPGEVMGILGENGAGKSTLLKIISGIYQRSSGQVLVNGKAVEINSPADAKALGIAMIPQEFNLIASLSVFENIFLGQELKGSLFLNKKAMRQRTLQLLSLLETDLSPDALIEALSVAEKQMVEIAKALVNDARILIMDEPTTVLTSQEVTVLFKLIDKLKAQGVTILFISHKLKEVKQLCDRLIILRDGALISVDQVSDIDEQDMAKKMVGRELNQVFPPRSKVQSKVALKVDDLNVKNLLKQISFEVRQGEVLGFAGLIGSGRTETAEAIMGLRRRQSGKIFIHQQSVTIHNIKDAVKHGLAYLSEDRQGCGLTMSFNLPENISLISLGNYCKGLINHGKARQQAQQYVRKFDIKAASLDTELLYLSGGNQQKVYLSKWMDTQPQILILDEPTRGVDVNTKKEIYHFIQSMTEQGLAVVVISSDMEELIGLAHRVLVMREGQIQGELREQEINEQQIMFLAAGLQSQATPVSTPMQESPQ
- a CDS encoding sugar phosphate isomerase/epimerase family protein gives rise to the protein MKTLQGPALFLAQFASDEAPFNSLSSIAAWAASVGYKGVQMPSWDKRLFDLERAAEDLSYCQEVLSLLADNGLTLTELSTHLQGQLVAVHPAYDEMFDGFAPESVRANPSARQEWAVNQMMLAARASKNLGLSAHATFSGALLWPYMYPWPQRPQGLVETGFEELAKRWLPILDAFDAAGVDVCYEIHPGEDLHDGVSFEMFLDAVNQHPRCNILYDPSHFVLQQLDYLDFIDRYHPRIKMFHVKDAEFNPTGQQGVYGGYQSWTERAGRFRSLGDGQVDFVGIFSKLAQYNFSGWAVVEWECCLKHPEAGALEGAAFVQQHIIEVTDKAFDDFADSAIDQAANLRILGL
- a CDS encoding LacI family DNA-binding transcriptional regulator gives rise to the protein MPTIKDVAKLAGVSTATVSRAMMSPEKVSEKTRLKVELAVAESGFSPNVIARNLRRSESKTIVIIVPDIANMFFASIVRGIQQVALQNGYKVLLGDSIHTVEQAKVYMDLVRSKQADGIISLTAELPMEIRQGTEIPMVMACEYFPGFPIPTVRIDNRGSAKRAVDYLLDIGHSQIGCITGPMENPICVDRKAGYQDSLQQLNIAVDEAAFEDGDFSFQSGYSAFMRLHEHYSMTALFCFNDMMALGAMKAATQLGIKVPQQLSIVGFDDLLFAEYTNPELTTIRQPQEDIGKTAANTLMKILQGSKASQDTIVPTQLLVRSSCCSPSK
- a CDS encoding ABC transporter permease; its protein translation is MSEVAKMNQKSGLSPNTSWLNKLPKFTLSNWAPLVALLILVVLSAMASDHFLIPRNLTNVLRQVSYTGIIALGMTFVIIAGGIDLSVGSMVALVGVLVIMLLNYLGDGWMAVTVSIAASMAMGAAFGAVNGLLTTKGKITAFVATLATMSIFRSLTLYISDAGEMVSQNSHYPDIGGGYWLGIPIPVWLFIGLAFLGHLILRHTAFGRHVCAVGSNPKVATYSAINVQRVYFLTFVIVGFTVGLSAVMLSSRLNSVSPGDAGLFYELDAIAAVVIGGTSLSGGKGTLWGTVIGAIILGIINNMLNLMGVSPYLQGTVKGLVILIAVLMQFKRDR
- a CDS encoding Gfo/Idh/MocA family protein — encoded protein: MDKIKLGMVGGGSGAFIGAIHRIAARLDNQYELVAGALSADPARAQQSAKDLGIAADRCYLSYQDMAEAEAARPDGIEAVSIVTPNHLHFPIAKAFLAAGIHVICDKPMTCSLHEAMELKELANNSGKLFVLTHNYSAYPMVRQAQQMVGEGLLGKLRLVQVEYAQDWLTTAAENTGNKQAEWRTDPKRSGPAGCLGDIGTHAFNLAAFISGLQLEQVSAELSTFVNGRVLDDNVHAMLRFEQGVRGMLWSSQVAPGNENGLRIRVYGSDGGLEWSQEQPNQLLYSPFSQPSRIISRAGYGYNAEPEHLVRTPAGHPEGYLEGFANIYTETAKAIRTARNGSSATDILADSLLPGVKQGVEGLQFINAMIHSSQNNGKWTALENVHELA